The genome window ACTGCTGCAAGCAGTGGTATTTACTGCTCTTCACCCGGTACCCGACCAGCGGGCCTGGAGCTACCCACTGTTTATCTTTTTGGGTGGCTTGATGTTTGGTTCGGCCTACTTACTCACCGGAAGCCTGCTGCCCGGCATGCTAGCCCATTATCTCCACAACGCCAGGGGCTTTTATGAGCTGCTGGATCGTGGTGAAAACGAGCATCATGCGTAACCCGGGCTCAGTAGGCCAGGTTTGGGATCCGATTGGAGGCCCCGCAGTCAGCTCGAGCCCCAACACATTCTGGAAGTCGCGCCGACCTCGCCAGCAATGCTGTTTAGCTCGAGGCTGATTAGAAAGTCGAATCCGAGGGCACCTCCTTAGGCCGTGGAGACCGAAAGCTCATGGTGGCCGTGCATTTTTTCCAGGTGATCTTTGAACTGCTCAAAGGTCACCTTGAGCAGCTTGTTGGGTTCGCCGAATACCGAGGCGTACCAGTCGGCGGCCTTGTCCAGCAAGGGGCTGTCGTAGTGGGGGTGGCCTTCGACCAGGAGCTCCATGTGGGTACCCCCATCCTCGGTTTCGCTCAGGCGCAGCCAGCCCGAGAGCTCGAGGTTGTGCGCCACCCCCGGCACACTCTGAAACTTTAGAAACTCGGGTGCTTGGCGTTCGGTGGCCTCGGCCACCCAGACCAGATCTACCGGCGGCTGCCCTCTAGCCCGAAAGCGCCAGGCCGTGCCCACCCGGCTCACCTCCTTGATGGCCTTGGCCCAGCTCGGCCAGCTCGAGAAGTCCTGGAACGCTGCCCAGACTGCTTCCCGTGGGGCCCGGATGTTGAGAATCAGTTCCTCCCTAAACCGCATAGCTACCTCCCTTTGCAAAACGAGCGCACGGCGGAAAAAGAACGAATACAGGTTGGTGTAAGTGCATATTGCCATACAACCATGTACGGGCGATGAAGCCTGGATTACACTACAGGGATGAGTAAGGTGCATGTTATTGGGGCTGGTCTGTCGGGTGCCGAGGCGGCTTTTACCGCGGCCCGCCTGGGCGCACAGGTTCGGCTGTACGAAATGCGACCCCGGCGCATGACCCCCGCCCATCAGACCGGCCATTTTGCCGAGCTGGTCTGCTCCAATAGCCTGGGGGGCGAAGGCGAGACCAACGCCAAAGGTCTGCTGCAAGCCGAGCTGCGGGCTGCCGGCTCCCTGATCATGCAGACTGCCGACCGGAACCGGGTTCCGGCGGGCGGGGCGCTGGCGGTGGAGCGGGAAGGGTTTTCACAGGAGATTACCCGGCGGCTCGAGGCCCATCCGAACATTGAGGTGGTGCGGGAAGAACTGACGAGGGTTCCTCCGGACGGCATTACCGTGCTGGCGACCGGCCCGCTCACCTCCGATGCTCTCTCGGAGCACCTGCGCGCGCTGCTGGGCGATGAATTCCTGGGGTTCTACGATGCCGCCGCGCCGGTGGTGCTGGGCGAGAGCATCAACATGGAGGTGGTCTACCGGGCCGGGCGGTACGGCCAGAGCGCCGACTATTTGAACTGCCCCCTCAACGAGGAAGAGTACCGCCGGTTTTACGAGGTGCTGAGCCAGGCCCGCAAGCACACCCCCCACGAATGGGAGAAGCTCGAGTTCTTCGAGGGTTGCATGCCTATCGAGGAAATTGCCCGCCGCGGCTTCGACACCCCGCGCTTTGGCCCCATGAAGCCGGTGGGCCTGCCCGACCCCCGAACCGGCCAGGAGCCCTACGCGGTGGTCCAGCTGCGGGCCGAGGATCGGCGCGGCCAGATGTGGAGCCTGGTGGGCTTCCAGACCGGATTGAAGTGGGGCGACCAGAAGCTGGTGGTGCAGAGCATACCGGGCCTGGAGAACGCCGAGATCGTGCGCTACGGAGTGATGCACCGCAACACCTACCTGTGCGCCCCCCGGCTGATTGAACCGACCCTGCAGTTCCGGGCGTACCCGAATCTGCTGGTAAGTGGGGTGTTGTGTGGGGTGGAGGGTTACCTCGAGTCCGCAGCCACCGGCTTTCTGGCCGGCCTCAACGCGGCTCGGCTGGCCCAGGGTCAGGAAGCCCTGGTTCCACCCGAAGCGACGATGCTGGGGGGCCTGGTGCGGTACCTGGCCAGCGCCAACCCCGACAACTTCCAGCCCATGAACGCCAACTGGGGGCTGGTGCCCACCGAAGGCGGCAAGGGCAAAAAGTCCGAGAAACGGGCCCGGATGTTCCACCGGGGTCTGGCCGAGTTTCGGGCCTGGCTGGCCCGGTCGGTGGGCCTGGTTAGCGAGGAAATACTGGCAGGTTGAGGGCGGCCAGGCTGGCGTAGACCACCTGCCAGCCCTGCTCGCCAAACACCAGCTGGGCCTCGCCGCTGCGCCGCACCGGACTGCCGTCCAGCACGACCAGCAGGCTGAAGCGCAGGGTGGCCTGGTTGCCCGCCAGCCGGGTTTGCAGGTTCTCGAGGCTAAACCCATCCAGCCGAACCCCGCTACGGCCAAATGCCACCGAAGGGTTCTGCAGGAAGCGCTGGCTCCAGACCGGATCGTTGCACTTCAGGCCCTCGAACACCTGGCGCAGGGCGTTCTCGGCCAGCAGGGCCGAAGGCTGGGGGCGCAGGTTGGGGTCGGGGCGGGCAATGGCCTCGAGGGCGGCCCTGGCCCAGTGGCAGGGCGACACATCCACAAAGGGTGAGGAGCCCACCTGGGTTTGTGCTAGCGAAAGGCTCCCCAGGAGCCCCAGAACAACAAGCTTTTTCATAGCCCCCACGCTGACAGATGGAGCGCCCTTCGACAAGGGAACCGGATACCTTTCGGAGTAGGTATAAACTGTGCAAGATGGAGCGTAGATACTTTGGAACCGACGGGGTGCGGGGCGTGGCCGGCGAGCCACCCCTGACGCCACAATTCGTGCTCAAGCTGGGGCAGGCGGCGGGGGCTTACTTCAAAAGCGCACAAAAAAAGCCAGTGGTGTTGCTGGGCAAGGACACCCGCCAGTCCTGCGACATGCTCGAGGCCGCCCTAGCCGCGGGCCTGATGTCCCAGGGCGTGCGGGTCGAGCACCTGGGGGTGCTGCCCACCCCTGGGGTGGCCTACCTGACCAAGGCCCTGGGGGCCACCGCCGGCATAATGATTTCCGCCAGCCACAACCCCTACCAGGACAACGGCATCAAGTTTTTTAGCGCCGCGGGCGACAAGCTGCCCGACGAGGCAGAAAGCGAGATTGAGGGCCTGCTGGAGCGCGAGTTCAAAACCGATGGCATCGGCACGGTCTCCGACTTCCGCGAGGCTGAGCGGATGTACCTGGACTTTCTATCGTCCAAAGGGGGCAGTCTGGAAGGGCTCAAGGTGGCCCTCGATACCGCCAACGGCGCCACTTTCCGCCTGGCTCACCGGCTTTTTCAGCGGCTGGGGGCCGAGGTGTTCGTAATGTTCAACACCCCCGATGGGCGCAACATCAACAAAGGGTGCGGTTCGACCCACCCCGAGTTTTTGCGCCAGCAGGTGGTGGAGATGGGCTTTGACGTGGGAGTGGCCTTCGACGGCGACGGCGACCGGGCCATCCTGGTAGACCGGCAGGGGCGCGAGTTCCACGGCGACCACGTGCTCTACCTGAACGCCCTGGTACGGCGCGAGCCGGGGGTGGTGGGCACTCTGATGAGCAACATGGGCCTCGAGGTCAAACTGCGCGAGGCCGGCATCAACTTCTACCGCACCGCGGTGGGCGACCGCTACGTCTACGAGAAACTCAAGGCCTCGGCCCTGACCCTGGGCGGGGAGCAGAGCGGCCACGTGCTCTTCCTCGACCATGCGCCCACCGGCGACGGCATGCTCACGGCCATCCTGACCCTGAAGGCCATGCGCGAGTCCGGGCGCGACCTTTCCGAGTGGTACGAGGCCCTGCCCATGTACCCGCAGATTCTGAAGAATGTGCGGGTCTCCGATAAGCAAAAGGTCATGCAGCAGCCCGAGCTGCACCAGGCCATCCAGGAGGCCGAGCAAAAGCTATCGGGCCTGGGGCGGGTTAATGTGCGTCCCTCCGGCACCGAGCCGCTGGTGCGGGTAATGGTGGAAGGCCCCGCCGAACTGATCGAGCCGGTTTCTGCGGAACTGGTAGCGCTGGTAGAGCGCCTGGGAAGCGCCAGCTAGTATGAGGGTACGCCTGCCCATTACCGTCCGCTACGCCGAGACCGACGCCATGGGGGTGGTGCACCACAGCAGCTACGTGGTCTGGCTCGAGGCCGCGCGGGTGGAGTGGCTCAACCAGATTGGGCTTCCCTACACCCAGATTGAAGCCCAGGGCCTGGCTTTTGCGGTGGTGGAAATTGGCCTAGTTTACCGCAGCCCGGCCCGGTTCGGCGACGTGGTCGAGATCGAAACCTGGCTCAGCGAGGCCACCTCGCGCACGCTACAGTACCGCTACCGGGTCTGGAAGGGCCAAACCCTGCTGGCCGAAGGCTTCACCCGCCACCTTTGCCAGGACACCAGGGGCAAGGCGGTGCGAATCCCTGCTTCTGTCGCAGAGCCTTTACATAAGCACCTGCTTCCGCTGGACTGAACAAGAGCTGACCCAATCGGCCTTAACATGGGGTCATGGGCGAAGCACGGCTAGAGAAAATCAGCGAGCGGGCCTTGCGTCTGACAGCGGCCGTCTACACCCTGCTGGGCGCCGCCGACTACCTGAAGGTACACGGGCGTTTACCCGAGCGGATTGGCGGCCCCTGGAACTACCTACCGGCAAACTACATCATCGAGCAACGGGGCCTCGAGTTTGAGCTCACCGAGGACGAGCAGCTTGTCTACGAGGCCATCCGGCGCGAGCGCCGGCTACCCGGAGGCTCGGTGGTGCTGCTGGACGAGGAAGAAAAATCATCCAAGCCCACCAAGAAGCCCAGAGGCAAAAAACACGCCTGAAGGTTTAGCGAGGTTGGTGTTGTATCGCTACACAGCAAGCAAGCAGCGCCCAGCGGCGTGATAAACTTAGGGCCGACCATGACCCTTTTCGAACAGTTTGAGCGTCACATCAACCCCGGTCTGGCCGGGCTGCTGCGCTTCACCGGACTGGACAAGGTGGAGTCCCACGCCGAAGGCGTGTACGTCTGGGACACCGAAGGTAAGCGCTACCTGGACTTTTTGGGCCTGTATGGAACCCTATCCCTGGGCCACCGGCACCCCAAGGTGGTGGCTGCGGTCAAGGCCCAGCTCGACAAAATGCCCATGTCGGTGCGGGTGATGGTTTCCGAGCCCACCACCAGGCTGGCCGCCCGCCTGGCCGAGATTACCCCCGGCGAGCTTTCGATGGTCTATTTTGGCAACTCGGGCACCGAAGGGGTGGAGGCAGCCCTCAAATTTGCCCGCTTCTACACGGGCAAGCCTGGCTTTATCACCACCCAGGGGGGCTACCACGGAAAAACCCTGGGAGCCCTGTCGGTTACACCGCGCGAGCACTACCAGCTTCCCGCACGGCCCCTGGTGCCGGGGGTGACGGTGGTGCCCTATGGCGATGCCCAGGCCATTGAAGCGGCCATTGGCCCCGACACCGCCGCGGTGATCGTGGAGCCCATCCAGGGCGAGGGGGGCATCCGGGTGCCGCCCGAGGGGTATCTGCGGGAGGTGCGGCGCATCACCCGCGAGAAGGGCGTGCTGATGATCGCCGACGAGGTGCAGACCGGCCTGGGCCGCACTGGCAGGCTCTGGGCGGTGGACTGGGAAGAGGTAGACCCCGATATCCTGGTGAGCGCCAAGGCCTTAGGGGGTGGGGTGATGCCCATCTCGGCCACCATCTGCCGTCCGGAAATCCTGAGCATCTACAAAACCGAGCCCCTGATTCACTCCACCACCTTTGGGGGCAACCCACTGGCCGCAGCGGCGGCGCTGGCGGCCATCGAAGTCACGCTGGAAGAGGATATGCCCGCCCGGGCCCTCGAGATGGGCCAGTACTTGATGGGGCAACTGGCCGGGCTGCAACAAGCCTACCCCGAGTTCATCCAGGAGGTGCGGGGCCGGGGTCTGCTGGTGGGCCTCGAGTTCACGGACGCCGACATCGGGGCGGTGGTGGTGGCCGAGCTGGCGACGCGCGGTGTGCTGACCGCCTTTGGCCTCAACAACCCCAAGGTGGTGCGCCTGGAGCCCCCCCTGATTGTGGAGAAGACACACATTGACGAGTGCCTCGAGGCCCTGGACGGGGCTTTAAAAGCTACCCAGCTGGCCTTCGAGGGTGTGCTGTAGCCTGGGTGAGCATACCAAGCTGGTTGGGCTTCGGAAGAAACCGGCGTCGGTTGGTTTGTAGTTGATTGGTGGCGAGCCAGCCTATCTGGCATGACGCCGGTCTATTTGAATCAAATGCACCTTGCCCTATGAAGCTCGGTTTGGCCCTGTGCCCTTGCGCTTTGAGCGGTCATCTCTGACAATCGTACTGTGTTGGCCAAACGCATAATTCCTTGCCTCGATGTCCACAACGGGCGGGTGGTCAAGGGTATTAACTTTGTGAATCTACGCGACGCTGGCGATCCAGTAGAGGCCGCTAAAGCGTACAACCTGGCCGGGGCCGATGAGCTGGTGTTTCTGGACATCACAGCTACCCACGAAGAGCGCAGTATTATGCTTGAAATTGCTACTCAGGTAGCCGAGCAGGTATTTATTCCCTTCACGGTGGGCGGGGGTGTGCGAAGCCTCGAGGACGCTCGAGCCCTGCTGCTGGCCGGAGCCGACAAGGTCTCGGTCAACTCGGCGGCCGTCAAACGTCCTGAGCTAATCCGGGAACTCTCCGATCACTTTGGCAATCAGGCTGTGGTACTGGCCATTGACGCCAGGTGGAACGGGGCCTCCTGGGAGGTGTATGTAGCTGGAGGCCGCATCCCCACAGGGCTGGATGTGCTCCGCTGGGCCGAGGAGGGCGCAAGGCTGGGCGCTGGAGAAATTCTCCTCACCAGCATGGACGCCGACGGAACCAAAGCCGGCTTCGATGTGACACTTTACAGAGCCGTGTCGCAGGTGGTGGGAATTCCCGTGATTGCCTCCGGGGGTGCTGGAAGCAAAGAGCACTTTTCCGAAGTGCTGGGCGCAGGCGTTGCCGATGCGGCCCTGGCCGCCAGCGTCTTTCATTTCGGCGAAATTGCCATCCCAGAACTCAAAGCCTATCTAGCCACTAAGGGTATTCCTGTGCGTATTGAGCCCCCCATGGCTATGGTAAACGTTTAGAGAATCGAACCTAAGCTAAGCCTGCGCACCGCGCCTGGTCTTGTTGCAATAAGGAGTACGACTGTCCAGAATAGGCCGTGGGTAACATATGGATCTCACCAGAGTACGATTTGATGCCAATGGCCTGGTTCCGGTTATCGTGCAGGACGCACGCACGGGGAAGGTGCTCACGCTTGCCTACGCCAACCTCGAGGCCCTCGAGCAAACCCTGCAAACCCGCCAAAGCACCTTCTGGAGCCGCAGTCGGAACGAGCTATGGGTCAAAGGTCTTACCTCAGGGCATACCCAGCAGGTGGTAGAGGTCGTGCTCGACTGCGATCAGGATGCAGTTTTGTACAAGGTTATCCCGCGGGGCCCGGCTTGCCACACCGGGGCCGAGAGCTGCTTTCATCATGCCCTAACCTCTGCTCACACCCCCCCCTTGGGCGAGGTGCTGGAGAGGGTGTATCAAACCATCCAACAACGAATAGATAACCTCCCCGAAGGCTCTTACGTAGCCAAAATGCACCAGGCTGGCCTGGATCGCATACTCAAGAAGATTGGTGAGGAAGCCGGCGAGGTGATTATCTCTGCCAAAAACCAGAGCTCAGATGAGCTGGCCTGGGAAGCCTCAGACCTCCTTTTCCACTTGCTGTTCGTGCTGGCCGAGCAGGGGGTTACACCCGCCGACCTGGCCCGTACCCTCTGGGAACGACACAGATCCTAAAGGCAAAAAATTTGGAAATGCTACCAAGGTTCGCATTCAAGCCACACTTGGTATGCTTTAGGCATGCAATTCGACAGCGATATGGACATAGAGCGGCTGCTGGTGCTCGAGGTTGCCCGCGTCACCGAACAAGCAGCGCTGGCAGCCAGCCGCCTGGCCGGTATGGGCAAAAAAGACGAAGTGGACGAAGCCGGAACCGAGGCCATGCGAAGGGTGCTATCGGAGCTACCCATCGTGGGTCGGGTGGTCATTGGCGAAGGCGAGATGGACGAGGCTCCCATGCTCTACATTGGAGAGATTCTTGGCCGGGGGGGGCCCGAGGTGGATATCGCGGTTGATCCGGTGGAAGGCACCAACATTACAGCCAAAGGCCTCCCCAATGCCATTACGGTTATCGCAATTAGCGAAAAAGGGGGCTTGGTGGGCGCGCCCGATATGTACATGCAAAAACTGGTAGTTGGCCCCCCAGCCGCCGGCAAGGTGAGCCTGGATTTTCCGGTAGAGGCCAACCTCCGCATCGTCGCCGACTCGCTCCAGCGCAAGGTAGAAGACCTGGTAGTGGTAATCCTGGATCGACCCCGGCACGAACAGCTCATCCGTGAAGTGCGGGAGGCTGGGGCCAGGGTCAAGCTGATTACCGATGGCGACGTGGTGGCTGCGGTCTCGGTAGCCGTCCGTGGAACAGGCGTGCACGTCATGATGGGCAGTGGAGGAGCACCCGAGGGTGTATTGGCCGCCGCTGCTTTAAAGTGCATGGGGGGTGAGATTCAAGGGCGCTTCTTGCCCAGCAACGAAGCTGAGCTCGAGCGGCTCAGGTCAATGGGGGTAGACGAAAAGAAAATTTATCGCACCAACGACCTCGCGCCCGGAAGACAGATAGTATTTTCCGCTACCGGCATTACCCACGGCGAATTGCTCGAGGGCGTGCGCTACTTTGGTGGTGGGGCCCGCACGCACTCCATTGTTATGGGTTATCAGACCAAAGTCGTGCGCTTTATCGACACCATCCACCTATTTGAAAGCGGTGCACGGGTCAATATCCGGGTATAGGATTTTCGGTCGGGCCGGTGGCCTGCTAGAAGCCGATGTTGACGCCTATTGCACCACCCAGACCAAAAGTGCTCGAGCCACTAAAAAACAGCATAGGATGCACTTCTACAAAAATACCAACGAGTGGCAGGCCTACGTTTAGATAGGTTCCAATGACGCCCCTAGCCCCCAGGCCTCCGCTAGTAGAGCCTTGTGAAATCAGCGAAACAGTAGTCCCGGACGCGTAAAACAGCCCAGCCCCTGCATACAGATCGGTTAGGGGTACCGATACCAGCACATCCGCTCCACCCCCCAGCGAGGCCGGGCCGCCAGTAAAAAAGTTAGCCCCGCCATACACCCGTCCATCCAGCAGTAAGGGAACTAGTGGAAAGCGCACACCAGCGTTAACCCCAAATGGGCTTCCCGCTGTCACCTGCACACTCTGGGCTACAGCCGAGCCTAGCAACAAAGTCAACAAGACGAGCCACTTGCGCATATGAACCTCCGCACCAAGTATAAGGGCCATTACGGCCCGCTTGCGGTTATAAACGGCTGGGCTACCCTAGATAGCTACCGGATTTTGCAGCAACTCCGCAATCTGTACAGCATTTAAGGCGGCCCCTTTGAGGAGTTGGTCGCCTGCAACAAAGAAATCCAGCCCGTTATCGAACACCAGGCTTTTACGAATACGGCCCACTTCTACATTAAATTTGCCGGTCGCGGTAAGAGGCATGGGATAGCGTCTGGTAGTTGGGTCGTCTACCAGATCCACCCCAGGGGCCGTATTTAGCACTTCTCGAGCAGCATCCGGACTTACCGGTTGTTCAAACTCAACCGTTACCGCCTCGGAGTGAACCCGCAACGTAGGAACCCGCACTGCCGTGCAGGAAACCCTAATTTGCGAATCCTCCATGATTTTTTGAGTCTCCCACAGTACTTTCATTTCCTCTTTGGTGTAACCGTTTTCCTGGAAAACATCGATATGGGGGATTACGTTGAAGGGAAGCGGGTGAGCAAAAGTTTTGTGTTCTATGGCGTGTCCAGCCAAAAATTCTTTCGTGCCCTTCAGCAACTCCTCCATTCCGTTTGCGCCAGCTCCCGAAGCGCTTTGATAGGTGCTCACGATCACTCTTTTAGCCCTGAATGCTTTATGTAGGGGGAACAGGGCCATCAGCAAAATAGCCGTGGTGCAGTTGGGGTTGGCGATGATATTTTTGTGGCCCCGAATGGCGTGTGCGTTGATTTCCGGAACAATCAGCGGCACATCCGGCTCGTAGCGGAAGGCCGAGGAATTATCAATCACCACCGACTGCGTAGCCCAGATAGGTGCATACTGCTTGGAGATACTGCCACCCGCGCTTGCCAGCACCACGTCCACCGGCAAAGGGGTTTCGGGCAGGGCCTCTACAGTCAATTCCTGCCCTCGGAAGAACATGCTTCGTCCTGCAGAGCGCGGCGAGGCGTATAGTCGCAGCTCCGAAACTGGAAAATTGCGCTTTTCGAGTACGTTCAACAGCTCTTTACCAACCGCTCCGGTGGCTCCTACGATCCCGACTCTCATAGCTTCACCTTTCTACAAAAAAAACCTGCCAGAGCTGGCAGGTAGCGGCAACTCATGCGAGCCGCCGCTTAACTAGTGGTGGTGGTATACCAAACCATCTGCTAACAAAATATAGACAACTCGAGCAAAAGTCAAATCAGAGACAGCGCAGACCCCTACAATGGCGAAGGCTCGAGTTTTTCTTTACCAAAGTAGGGCTGTACCGCCTTGGGCACATTTACGGTACCGTCTTCGTTTTGGTGGTTTTCCAGCAGCATCACCAGAATTCTGGGGGTAGCCAGGGCAGTGTTGTTGAGGGTATAGGCGTAGTGGATTTTACCGTGCTCGTCACGATAGCGCAGGCTGGCACGCCGGGCCTGCCAATCGAGCAAAGCCGAGCAGGAGTGGGTCTCGCGGTAGCGGTTCTCACTCGGAACCCAGGTCTCGAGGTCTACCTGCCGGTACTTGCCCAGCCCCATATCGCCGGTGGAGACCTCGATCACACGGTAAGGCAGCTCGAGGGCCTGCAAGATGCTCTCAGAAATAGATAGCATGGTCTCGAACCAGCGGTTCGACTCCTCCAGATCGGCTCTGCAAAGCACGTACTGCTCTACCTTGTTGAACTGATGAACGCGCATCAGGCCCCGCACATCCCGCCCGGCCGAACCCGCCTCACTACGGAAGCAAGGTGAGAGCGCACAGTAAGGCTTGGGTAGCTCGGCCTCGGAAAGGATTTCCCCAGCGTGCAGGTAGTTGAGGAGCACCTCGGCGGTTCCCGCAAGGTAGGCATCTTGCCCATCTACCGAGTAGACCTGGTCGCGCGCAGCAGGGAACTGACCGTGGGCATACAGCGCCTCTTCCTTGGTGAGGCTGGGCACGCTCATGGGCGTAAAGCCGGCTTGAATCATTCGATCGAGGGCAAAGCGTAGCAGCGCCTGCTCATACACCATTAGGTCGCCCTTAAGAATGTAGGAGCGCGAGCCTGAGACTTTGGCGGCCCGTTCAAAATCACCCCAGCCGTTTTTTTCCATCAAACTTACATGATCCAGCGGCTCAAACAGGAAGGTACGCGGGTTACCGTGCACGCGGGTTTCGACGTTGAAGGAATCATCCGGGCCAACCGGTGCACCTTCCCACGGGATGGTTGGGGTTAGGTAGAGCAGGTTTTTGAGTCGAGCCTCGAGGTCTCGTAGCTGAGGCTCGAGCTCCGCAAGCCGTCGCCCAATTTCCCTGCCCCTCTCAATCAGGCCCGCCCGTTCGTCTGGCTTGGCACGCACGACAGCTTTGGCGTTGGCGTTGCGTTCGGCCTGTAACTGCTCGATGGTTCGCTTTAATCCCTGTACCTGCCGGTCAAGCTCCAAAAGCTCGTCTAAATTGAGCGATACTCCTTTTTTCTCGATAGCTTGGCGCACGATTTCGGGGTTTTCGCGAATAAATTTGATATCTAGCATAAAGCGTCCAGGGGATCTTTTACTCGAGGTTCTTCAAGCACAGGGTGTTTTGTCGGTGACCAAGGTTTTGGCTACTCGATCACGCGGGGCACCTTGAACTGACCTTCTTGCTGCTCTATAGCTACCGATAAGGCTTCTTGCTGCCCCAGGGAAGGGCGCACCTGATCGTCCCGCAAGCGGTTGATAATTTCGACCGGCCGGGCCATCTCGGGCAAGCCCTCGGTATCAAGCTCACCAAGCTTTTCAAAAAAGCCTACGATTGAGCGCAGCTCGCCCTCGAGCCTGGCCTCTTCCTCCGGCGTTAGCGCAAGCCGCGAAAGCCTGCCCAGATTTTTCACCAGCTCAGGCGTAATCTCCATAGGCGCTATTCTAACGCCCAGGTGCGCGTTAAAGGGAAGCATGGGGCAAGGCGGGAGTAGAATCGTCTGTCAGAGGCGCAAATAGCAGATTTTCTTTCCGACGCCTTGCCGTTCCCCCCTTTTCAGTTCTTGCTATCCCACACAACTCAACATTCGGTGCAAAAGGCGTGGGTTTTGTGTATGGGCCTGTAGCTCAGCAGCCAGCAGCTTAAGGTACTCAGCAAAGAAGGGCTCCAGCTCGGGTTTCCAGGTCTGCAGGGTTGTTTCGGGCAGACCCAGGTGTTCAGCCCATAGCTCTACCAGCTCCGCTGACTTAATCGGCAGGTGGGCCTGTAAACGGTAAAGCAGTGTTGGGGTTAGGTGCTCCACCACAAAATGTTGGTCAAACAGCCAGTCTTGGCGGCCGCCTTTTTTGTGTGTAAACAGGGTGAGGGCAGTAATGGCGCTTTGTTCCAGGGTTTTGGCGTTGAGGGCATGTCTCATATATGGTTCTCCCTGCATCGGCCCTCTAATAGCCGATGATTTTATGTTAGTGGGCACACTTGCGATTGAGAAGAACATATCGAAAATAAAACGGTATCTTTTTGTATGAAATTAAAGTAAATTACGCTTATGTCAGTCGAATCAAAATTGCTGGATGATGTTTCCTGGAAAATCCTCGAGCTACTCCAGCAAAACGCTCGCTTACCCTATAGCGAGA of Meiothermus sp. contains these proteins:
- the glmM gene encoding phosphoglucosamine mutase is translated as MERRYFGTDGVRGVAGEPPLTPQFVLKLGQAAGAYFKSAQKKPVVLLGKDTRQSCDMLEAALAAGLMSQGVRVEHLGVLPTPGVAYLTKALGATAGIMISASHNPYQDNGIKFFSAAGDKLPDEAESEIEGLLEREFKTDGIGTVSDFREAERMYLDFLSSKGGSLEGLKVALDTANGATFRLAHRLFQRLGAEVFVMFNTPDGRNINKGCGSTHPEFLRQQVVEMGFDVGVAFDGDGDRAILVDRQGREFHGDHVLYLNALVRREPGVVGTLMSNMGLEVKLREAGINFYRTAVGDRYVYEKLKASALTLGGEQSGHVLFLDHAPTGDGMLTAILTLKAMRESGRDLSEWYEALPMYPQILKNVRVSDKQKVMQQPELHQAIQEAEQKLSGLGRVNVRPSGTEPLVRVMVEGPAELIEPVSAELVALVERLGSAS
- a CDS encoding thioesterase family protein, producing the protein MRVRLPITVRYAETDAMGVVHHSSYVVWLEAARVEWLNQIGLPYTQIEAQGLAFAVVEIGLVYRSPARFGDVVEIETWLSEATSRTLQYRYRVWKGQTLLAEGFTRHLCQDTRGKAVRIPASVAEPLHKHLLPLD
- the hisIE gene encoding bifunctional phosphoribosyl-AMP cyclohydrolase/phosphoribosyl-ATP diphosphatase HisIE → MDLTRVRFDANGLVPVIVQDARTGKVLTLAYANLEALEQTLQTRQSTFWSRSRNELWVKGLTSGHTQQVVEVVLDCDQDAVLYKVIPRGPACHTGAESCFHHALTSAHTPPLGEVLERVYQTIQQRIDNLPEGSYVAKMHQAGLDRILKKIGEEAGEVIISAKNQSSDELAWEASDLLFHLLFVLAEQGVTPADLARTLWERHRS
- the trmFO gene encoding methylenetetrahydrofolate--tRNA-(uracil(54)-C(5))-methyltransferase (FADH(2)-oxidizing) TrmFO, producing MSKVHVIGAGLSGAEAAFTAARLGAQVRLYEMRPRRMTPAHQTGHFAELVCSNSLGGEGETNAKGLLQAELRAAGSLIMQTADRNRVPAGGALAVEREGFSQEITRRLEAHPNIEVVREELTRVPPDGITVLATGPLTSDALSEHLRALLGDEFLGFYDAAAPVVLGESINMEVVYRAGRYGQSADYLNCPLNEEEYRRFYEVLSQARKHTPHEWEKLEFFEGCMPIEEIARRGFDTPRFGPMKPVGLPDPRTGQEPYAVVQLRAEDRRGQMWSLVGFQTGLKWGDQKLVVQSIPGLENAEIVRYGVMHRNTYLCAPRLIEPTLQFRAYPNLLVSGVLCGVEGYLESAATGFLAGLNAARLAQGQEALVPPEATMLGGLVRYLASANPDNFQPMNANWGLVPTEGGKGKKSEKRARMFHRGLAEFRAWLARSVGLVSEEILAG
- a CDS encoding aspartate aminotransferase family protein: MTLFEQFERHINPGLAGLLRFTGLDKVESHAEGVYVWDTEGKRYLDFLGLYGTLSLGHRHPKVVAAVKAQLDKMPMSVRVMVSEPTTRLAARLAEITPGELSMVYFGNSGTEGVEAALKFARFYTGKPGFITTQGGYHGKTLGALSVTPREHYQLPARPLVPGVTVVPYGDAQAIEAAIGPDTAAVIVEPIQGEGGIRVPPEGYLREVRRITREKGVLMIADEVQTGLGRTGRLWAVDWEEVDPDILVSAKALGGGVMPISATICRPEILSIYKTEPLIHSTTFGGNPLAAAAALAAIEVTLEEDMPARALEMGQYLMGQLAGLQQAYPEFIQEVRGRGLLVGLEFTDADIGAVVVAELATRGVLTAFGLNNPKVVRLEPPLIVEKTHIDECLEALDGALKATQLAFEGVL
- the hisF gene encoding imidazole glycerol phosphate synthase subunit HisF, with product MLAKRIIPCLDVHNGRVVKGINFVNLRDAGDPVEAAKAYNLAGADELVFLDITATHEERSIMLEIATQVAEQVFIPFTVGGGVRSLEDARALLLAGADKVSVNSAAVKRPELIRELSDHFGNQAVVLAIDARWNGASWEVYVAGGRIPTGLDVLRWAEEGARLGAGEILLTSMDADGTKAGFDVTLYRAVSQVVGIPVIASGGAGSKEHFSEVLGAGVADAALAASVFHFGEIAIPELKAYLATKGIPVRIEPPMAMVNV
- a CDS encoding SRPBCC family protein → MRFREELILNIRAPREAVWAAFQDFSSWPSWAKAIKEVSRVGTAWRFRARGQPPVDLVWVAEATERQAPEFLKFQSVPGVAHNLELSGWLRLSETEDGGTHMELLVEGHPHYDSPLLDKAADWYASVFGEPNKLLKVTFEQFKDHLEKMHGHHELSVSTA
- the glpX gene encoding class II fructose-bisphosphatase, which gives rise to MDIERLLVLEVARVTEQAALAASRLAGMGKKDEVDEAGTEAMRRVLSELPIVGRVVIGEGEMDEAPMLYIGEILGRGGPEVDIAVDPVEGTNITAKGLPNAITVIAISEKGGLVGAPDMYMQKLVVGPPAAGKVSLDFPVEANLRIVADSLQRKVEDLVVVILDRPRHEQLIREVREAGARVKLITDGDVVAAVSVAVRGTGVHVMMGSGGAPEGVLAAAALKCMGGEIQGRFLPSNEAELERLRSMGVDEKKIYRTNDLAPGRQIVFSATGITHGELLEGVRYFGGGARTHSIVMGYQTKVVRFIDTIHLFESGARVNIRV